Within Deltaproteobacteria bacterium, the genomic segment GGGGCCGCGCAGATCCGGTTCGAGTGCGTGCCCAAATCCGCCGTCGCGATTCTGGTAGGCGCGAAGCGCATTGACTACGAGCTGCGCATCGTCGTCGAGAAAACGGCACGCGAACACGCGCCGCTCCAAGAGCCGCGCATGCGTCCAGATGAACTCGGCGGCCTTGGCGAAACGCGCGTCTCTATGCATGGGTCCCTCCGGTGCCGAAATCCGCTAGACCGCCGTGCGCGACAGCACGTCCTTCAGCTTTCGCAGCCTTCGATAAACGTCGTCGTGGTCAACATCGCGTTGCGGCTCGCGTTGGTAGACGAGGCCCTCGCGCTCGCTCCACTTCGGAATCAAGTGCACATGGGCGTGAAACACGGTCTGACCGGCGAGGGCACCGTTGTTTTGGAGCACGTTGTAATCGTCCACTTGCATGGCCGCGGCGACGCGCTTGATCACGACCAAGATTTCGCCGAGGTCCTCGTCGTGCATGTCCGTGAGCCGCGAAGCATGGCGCTTGGCGAAGAAGACCACGTGCCCTCTCGCGAACGGTTCCGCGTCGTTCATAACGCCGATGATGTTGGCGGTCTCGACGACCACGCGTGCGCGCAACTGACCGGCGGCGATTTTGCACAGCAGACAGTCCGGGGAGTTCATCTCAACATCTCCATGTGGGTGCGAGCCATCGAGTTGCTTCCGATGTTGCGCACGCCCGCGCGAGGCCCGCGATACGAGAGTTGAAGGCTCGCGATTCGACTTGAGTGCATGGTGGGTCGACTCGAACCCTGTGCGCTACAATCTCTGCGCGCCAGGGAGCTTGCCGAGTGCGCGATCGAACGTACCGAGCGGAAGATGGCCGGCCTTGCGCGCGATCTCGAGGACGAGGCAGTCGGAAAAGCCGACGGACGGCTTCGCGCGGAAGTGCGCTAGGGCGGAGGCAACGACATCGGCGTCTTGCACCGTCAGATCCTTGTGGTTCAAGAGCATTGCGACTGCGGTCGCAATCTCCGCCGGGTCCAAGTTGTAGACCGAGGCCAGAACCCACGTGACCTCTGCGAGTACGAGGTGAGGAACCCACGCTCCCCTGGCCACGAAGGCCTCCGACGCCGCGACTTGTCTGGGCTCGTCGCGCGTGATCAACCGAACGACGACGTTGGTGTCAACGGCGCGCATGCCGCTTTCTCATGTGCCGCCGCACGCCGTCCTTCAGTTCCTCCATGGTTCGAGTCTTGGGTGCCTTCGCGAACAACGCGCGATGCACATCTTCTGATGAGTAGCGCCCGGTTCGGCGAACCACGATGTTCTCGCCGTCCTCCTCCCACTCCAGCAACGAACCGGGGCCAATGCCGAGTTTGCGCCGAACCTTGGCGGGCACCGAGACTTGCCCTTGTGCGGTCAACCGGGAGTGAGCGAGCGGCATGTCGATCAATTACCAGGGTACTGCACGGACCGCAACGCTATCCTTGGCTCTTCTCGCGCATCGTGACTTCGTCCCACAGTCTGATGCGGTAGCCGTCGGGATCGAGCAGCTCGGCGCCGTACCCCCAGTCGTTGCGCTGCGGCGGGTACACGAACGGCACGCCGCGTTGTGCGAGACGCTGATGCCACGCCTCAACGTCGTCGACCTGGCAGGCGAAGGTTGACACCGCGGTCGCGACGTCCTGCTTCGCCTCGACGAGAATCAGCGTGAAGTCGGCATCGTCCTGCACCGCCGCAACGCGCCGGTCGGCGAGTTCAAACTCCGGCTTGAGCCCGAGCGTGTTGACGTACCAGTTGCGCGTCGCGCGGTAGTCGCGCACCGCGAGAGACAAATGGTTGAGCTTGATCATCGCGGCTCCTCCGAATCCGTTCCATCAGTTCAATCCGTTGTAAGCCTCTCCGCTTGTCCGCGCAGCCACTCGATCACCGCCGCGTACGGCTTCACGCCCGGATCGCAGTGGCGCAGGTCGGCGAGGGCGTGATCGACGGCGAGCGCTTCGTGGCAGACGAGGTAGGCGAGCGCAATCGACGGTGCGCGATTGATCCCCTCGGTGCAGTGAACGTAGACGATGCGGCCGTCGCCGATCAGTCCGTGCAGCATCCGCAACGTGCGTGGCAACGCGGCGATCACCGCCTGGGGATCGTAATCGTGGATGCCGATGTTGTGGAAGGCGATAGCGCGCGGCTCGCACGCCGCACGCATGCGCTCCATGGCCGCGCGCGGCAGATCGATGTCGACCTGCTGCAGCGACAGCACGGCGGTGATCCCCTTGCGCCGCACGCGCGGTAAGTCGGTCGGGTAGATCGAGGGGCCAATGTAGAGATGCGGGCGCAGCCGGCGCATGCGCATCGCTTACCTGCAGCGCCAGCGAGATTCAAACATGGCGTCTGCGGGCAATGCTCAGTGCCGCTCCATCGGCGCGCTGGCAAGGCGGTATCACTTGCTGGCTGGTTCGTGCTGCACCGATTTCGGTCGCTCGACGATACGTCGCGGGGTACGAAACCTGCACCGTGCTGGAGCGATCGAAGGGAGTTGCATGATTGCGCGCCGGTTCAGGTTCGGAGTTCTCGCGTCGCTGATCTGGCTGGGTGTAGCGGGTCGGGTAGCAAGTGCTGCGACGTACTACGTGTCACCGTCGGGCAACGACGGCAGTGTCGGCAGCATGCTCGCCCCGTGGCAGACCTTGCAGAAAGCCGGCGACGTGGCCGCGGCCGGCGATGACGTGATCGTGCTGGCGGGGACCTATCGAGGATTCCGCGCTCGCAATTCCGGAACGGCGCTGGCGCCGATCAGATTCTTGGCTGTGCCCGGCGTGATAGTGACCTCGCCGGGCGTGGCGAATGCGAACTCGGACAATATCTGGGTACGCGATGCCGACTACGTCGTCATCGACGGCTTTGAATCGCATCACGCGCCACGCGCCGGTGTCGCGGTCCAAGGCGAGCCGGAAACCAACGCCACCGGCGTAGTGATCCGCAACTGCTTCTGTCACGACAACGGGCGCTGGGGCATCTTCACCGGCTTCGCCCGCGATCTCCTCATCGAAGACAACGAGACGTCCTTCTCTGTCGCCGAGCACGGCATCTATGTCTCGAACAGTGGTGATCGTCCGATCGTGCGGCGCAATCACGTCCACGACAACCACGCGGCGGGCATTCAGCTCAACGCCGATCCGGCGCAGCAAGGGCCCGATCCCACCGATCCGCAGGGCGACGGCATCATCAACGACGCGTTGGTGGAGGCTAACGTGATCCATGATAACGGCGTGGGTGGCGCCGCGGCGATCAATCTCGCCTCGGTACGTACGTCGCTGATCCGCAACAACCTGCTCTACAACAACCACGCCAGCGGCATCGCTGGGTGGGACGACGGCGATGGGAACGAGTGGGGCACGCGCGACAATCGTTTCGTCGGCAACACCATCGTGCAAGCGAGCAACGGCCGTTTTGCGATCGGATTGAAGGACGGCAGCATCAACAACCAGGTGCTCAACAACATCCTGATCCATCCGGGTGCGCGCGGCAGTCTCGAAGTCGATCCATCGAGCCAACCCGGCCTGCAGTCGGATTACAACGTCGTGGTCAACGTGTTCTCCGACGACAGCACGTTCTACAGCTTCGCGGCCTGGCAGGGGTTCGGGTTCGACGCCCATTCGTTCATCGCCGCGCCCGCGGCGGTGTTCGTGAACGCGGCTGCCGACGACTACCATCTCGCCAGCGGCAGCCCGGCGATTGATGCCGGTACGCCCGTCGACGTGTTGCCCAACGATCTTGATGGCGGTGTTCGACCGCAGGGGCTTGGCTTCGACATCGGTGCATACGAGGCGGATGGCGCGCCAGGCACACCGGTGCCATCGGCGACCGCAACGCCAACGCCGAGCCCGACGCCGCGACCGACTCCCTCGCTGACACCGACGCGCCGGCCGTCCAATACCGCGACGCCGACTTTGACACGTCGCCCGACCGTGACGGCGACGGCGTCGCCGAGTGCGACGCGCACCCGCACGCCATCGCTGACGCCGACGCGCACGTTCACACGGCGGCCAACCATCACGCCGACGCGTACGTCTGCCCGACGGCCGACGCTCACGCGCACGCCGACACGCACGGCCACATTCACGCGGCGCCCGACGCGCACACCAACACGCACCTTCACGCAGCGACCGACCATCACACGAACGCCAACACCAACTCGTCGCCCGACCCGAACTGTGACGCCCTAGCGGCCGGTTGAAGGGCCTGCGCATGCTTCGAGACCCGCCTCTCGGCGCTCCTCAGCATGAACGGTTCTTTCCTTCTGCCACAAGATTTTCCCGCTCGGCCTGAGGAGGCGCGAAGCGCCGTCTCGAAGGGCGTGACAGTTGCTCCGACGGGCGGTTGTTTGGAGGCTTTCGATTCCACGGCCAAGGTCGCCGGACGCGCTATCGCCGCGCGCGATTCCCGACTACTTTGCGATGCGTGAACGAAAACTGCGACATCGCCGTGATCGGTGCCGGCGCCGCCGGACTTGCGGCGGGCATCTTCGCCGCCGAAGCCGCCCGCGCCGAGGGGCGCTCGCTGCGCGTGCTGCTACTCGAATCTGCGCCCAAGGTCGGCGCGAAGATCTTGATCTCGGGCGGCGGGCGCTGCAACGTCACGCACGCTGCGGTGCGGCCCAGCGACTTCAACGGATCACCGCCGGTCGTCCGCAACATCCTCGCGGCATTTGACGAGCACGCAACCGTCCGTTGGTTCGCCTCGCTCGGTGTCGAGTTGAAGCGCGAAGCGACCGGCAAGCTGTTTCCGGTCAGCGACCGCGCGCAAACGGTGTTGACCGCGCTGCTCGGAAGATGCGGTGAACTCGGTGTTGCGATTCGCACCGAATGTCGTGTGCAGAACCTGACCGGAGACGAAGCGAGCGGGTTTTCGATTCAACACATCCACGGCGCTCTGCACGCTCGTATCGTGATCATGGCCACCGGCGGCCGCTCGCTGCCGCGCACCGGCAGCGACGGTCAGGGGTGGATGATCGCGCAGCGACTCGGTCACTCGGTGACGCCGACATTTCCGGCGCTGGTGCCGCTGGTGTTGGCCGACACCATGTTCCATGCCGAGCTGTCTGGACTGTCGAGCGAAGTCGAACTCTCGACCTTCGTCGACGGCAAGCTGCGCGATCGGCGCACCGGCAGTCTGCTGTTCACGCATTTTGGCATCAGTGGCCCCGCTGTGATGGACGCGAGTCGGCATTGGACGCTCGCGCGCGGGAGTGAGCAGCGGGTAGAGATGCAGGGCAACTTCATGCCCGGCGATACCTTTGAGCAGATCGAGCAACGTTTGATTGCAAACGCGGAGTCGCGTCCACGACTATCGATCGGGAAATTGCTGGCTGAGATGTTTCCCGATCGTTTGGCCGCGGCGCTGATCCACGTGGCAGAGATGGAAGCGCAACAACCCCTCGCGCAACTCTCACGCGCGCAGCGGCGGGCGTTGGCGCACGCGCTCACCGCTTTATGGCTGCCGATTGAACGCGATCGCGGGTGGGACTTCGCGGAGGTCACGGCCGGTGGTGTGCCGCTCAATGAGATCGACTACCGCACGATGGCATCACGCAAGATATCGGGACTCTATCTCATCGGCGAGATGCTCGATTGCGATGGCCGCATCGGCGGTTTCAATTTCCAATGGGCGTGGTCGACCGGATATCTCGCCGGCCGCGCCGCGGCGCGGGCCGCTATACTCGCCGACCCCGGGAACGGCGCGCCGCTGTAACCTTTTCGCTGCCGGTGGCGTGATGATGTTAGGCGGCGGCGACAGGAGGAGTGCA encodes:
- a CDS encoding NAD(P)/FAD-dependent oxidoreductase, with amino-acid sequence MNENCDIAVIGAGAAGLAAGIFAAEAARAEGRSLRVLLLESAPKVGAKILISGGGRCNVTHAAVRPSDFNGSPPVVRNILAAFDEHATVRWFASLGVELKREATGKLFPVSDRAQTVLTALLGRCGELGVAIRTECRVQNLTGDEASGFSIQHIHGALHARIVIMATGGRSLPRTGSDGQGWMIAQRLGHSVTPTFPALVPLVLADTMFHAELSGLSSEVELSTFVDGKLRDRRTGSLLFTHFGISGPAVMDASRHWTLARGSEQRVEMQGNFMPGDTFEQIEQRLIANAESRPRLSIGKLLAEMFPDRLAAALIHVAEMEAQQPLAQLSRAQRRALAHALTALWLPIERDRGWDFAEVTAGGVPLNEIDYRTMASRKISGLYLIGEMLDCDGRIGGFNFQWAWSTGYLAGRAAARAAILADPGNGAPL
- a CDS encoding right-handed parallel beta-helix repeat-containing protein — its product is MIARRFRFGVLASLIWLGVAGRVASAATYYVSPSGNDGSVGSMLAPWQTLQKAGDVAAAGDDVIVLAGTYRGFRARNSGTALAPIRFLAVPGVIVTSPGVANANSDNIWVRDADYVVIDGFESHHAPRAGVAVQGEPETNATGVVIRNCFCHDNGRWGIFTGFARDLLIEDNETSFSVAEHGIYVSNSGDRPIVRRNHVHDNHAAGIQLNADPAQQGPDPTDPQGDGIINDALVEANVIHDNGVGGAAAINLASVRTSLIRNNLLYNNHASGIAGWDDGDGNEWGTRDNRFVGNTIVQASNGRFAIGLKDGSINNQVLNNILIHPGARGSLEVDPSSQPGLQSDYNVVVNVFSDDSTFYSFAAWQGFGFDAHSFIAAPAAVFVNAAADDYHLASGSPAIDAGTPVDVLPNDLDGGVRPQGLGFDIGAYEADGAPGTPVPSATATPTPSPTPRPTPSLTPTRRPSNTATPTLTRRPTVTATASPSATRTRTPSLTPTRTFTRRPTITPTRTSARRPTLTRTPTRTATFTRRPTRTPTRTFTQRPTITRTPTPTRRPTRTVTP
- a CDS encoding dual specificity protein phosphatase family protein, translating into MRRLRPHLYIGPSIYPTDLPRVRRKGITAVLSLQQVDIDLPRAAMERMRAACEPRAIAFHNIGIHDYDPQAVIAALPRTLRMLHGLIGDGRIVYVHCTEGINRAPSIALAYLVCHEALAVDHALADLRHCDPGVKPYAAVIEWLRGQAERLTTD
- a CDS encoding VOC family protein, whose amino-acid sequence is MIKLNHLSLAVRDYRATRNWYVNTLGLKPEFELADRRVAAVQDDADFTLILVEAKQDVATAVSTFACQVDDVEAWHQRLAQRGVPFVYPPQRNDWGYGAELLDPDGYRIRLWDEVTMREKSQG
- a CDS encoding type II toxin-antitoxin system VapC family toxin, with the protein product MRAVDTNVVVRLITRDEPRQVAASEAFVARGAWVPHLVLAEVTWVLASVYNLDPAEIATAVAMLLNHKDLTVQDADVVASALAHFRAKPSVGFSDCLVLEIARKAGHLPLGTFDRALGKLPGAQRL
- a CDS encoding AbrB/MazE/SpoVT family DNA-binding domain-containing protein, whose product is MPLAHSRLTAQGQVSVPAKVRRKLGIGPGSLLEWEEDGENIVVRRTGRYSSEDVHRALFAKAPKTRTMEELKDGVRRHMRKRHARR
- a CDS encoding HIT family protein, producing MNSPDCLLCKIAAGQLRARVVVETANIIGVMNDAEPFARGHVVFFAKRHASRLTDMHDEDLGEILVVIKRVAAAMQVDDYNVLQNNGALAGQTVFHAHVHLIPKWSEREGLVYQREPQRDVDHDDVYRRLRKLKDVLSRTAV